From one Pseudobdellovibrionaceae bacterium genomic stretch:
- a CDS encoding 50S ribosomal protein L9, with the protein MKVILQKDVKDLGKVGDLVSVKTGFARNFLFPRRLAVEATEKREKEWNHLKKVAAIKAKKAMSDRQAVVSSLSGVSVTFKRVAGETEKLFGSVTPADISAELEKQGFVIDKRDIHMDDVIKVLGQHKATVKLGDGLEAEISISVEREEQ; encoded by the coding sequence ATGAAAGTGATCTTGCAAAAAGATGTAAAGGACTTGGGAAAGGTGGGAGACCTGGTTTCTGTGAAAACTGGTTTTGCCCGTAACTTCCTGTTTCCTCGGCGCTTGGCGGTTGAGGCCACTGAAAAGCGTGAAAAAGAATGGAATCACCTGAAAAAGGTTGCTGCAATCAAAGCCAAGAAAGCGATGAGTGATCGGCAGGCTGTTGTGTCCAGCTTAAGTGGTGTTTCTGTCACCTTTAAGCGTGTTGCAGGTGAGACGGAAAAGCTGTTCGGAAGTGTGACTCCTGCGGATATTTCTGCTGAGCTGGAAAAGCAGGGATTTGTCATCGATAAACGGGACATTCACATGGACGACGTGATCAAGGTTTTGGGACAACACAAAGCTACAGTAAAGCTTGGTGATGGTTTGGAAGCTGAGATCTCCATCAGTGTTGAGCGTGAAGAGCAGTAA
- a CDS encoding DUF2232 domain-containing protein, translating to MTTITVVLGAPPLRILRLVMGRGLYWVSVVGIGLVLFGFGWKALALLFVLLAMLVGFYSELLENKWSPLSSGAVALSLTTMMGGVGFGMWVVRQGQGWHGHLVESIQKSFGQSPLLNGGLKVSVEDLLLQAPSGFVVLMMVALALLLVMEPRLKEWAGLEKGTSLQYLKEFRLPDVFVWITIASLLGSFVQTEYKWIQVLSMNLLNICVLLYFFQGMAVVIYIFDWMKMSPFWRTLWLVLMVIQLFLMVSVIGIIDYWMDFRHRLKKKMTQIKKTL from the coding sequence ATGACAACGATCACAGTTGTCCTCGGGGCTCCTCCGCTCCGGATCTTGCGATTGGTGATGGGCAGAGGCCTTTACTGGGTGTCGGTTGTCGGTATAGGTCTGGTGCTGTTTGGATTTGGCTGGAAGGCCCTGGCTCTGTTGTTCGTTTTGCTGGCAATGCTGGTGGGATTTTACAGCGAGCTCCTTGAAAATAAATGGTCGCCGCTTTCGAGTGGGGCTGTGGCTCTGTCCCTGACGACGATGATGGGTGGAGTTGGTTTTGGAATGTGGGTGGTTCGACAAGGGCAGGGCTGGCATGGCCACCTGGTTGAATCAATCCAAAAGAGTTTTGGCCAATCACCCTTGTTGAATGGCGGCTTAAAAGTCAGCGTGGAGGATTTACTCCTGCAGGCGCCTTCGGGTTTTGTTGTGCTGATGATGGTGGCTCTGGCTCTGCTACTGGTGATGGAGCCTCGACTCAAGGAATGGGCGGGACTCGAAAAGGGAACCTCCCTTCAGTATTTGAAGGAGTTTAGGCTGCCCGATGTTTTTGTGTGGATTACCATAGCCTCCTTATTGGGAAGCTTTGTCCAGACGGAATATAAGTGGATTCAGGTTCTGTCGATGAACCTGCTTAACATCTGTGTTCTGCTTTATTTCTTTCAGGGCATGGCCGTGGTGATTTACATCTTTGACTGGATGAAGATGTCCCCCTTTTGGCGGACGCTATGGCTGGTGTTGATGGTTATTCAACTATTTTTGATGGTGAGCGTGATAGGCATCATCGATTACTGGATGGATTTTCGGCATCGTTTAAAAAAGAAAATGACGCAAATTAAAAAGACTCTTTGA
- the rpsF gene encoding 30S ribosomal protein S6 has protein sequence METSQNTLRKYEAVVILHPDATEADQKAIMKKNSETIKNFGGSINHLDTWGKRRLANPINKTTLGIYFHSTFEAKGDVVSELERTMRINDKVLRFMHTRLDDRESLTKYLERYRAALQETANREKEREAKIQARKAASAARRDRN, from the coding sequence ATGGAAACATCTCAAAATACCCTGCGTAAATATGAAGCCGTTGTTATTCTTCACCCAGATGCGACTGAGGCTGATCAAAAGGCCATCATGAAGAAGAACTCTGAAACAATTAAGAATTTTGGTGGCAGCATCAATCACTTGGACACGTGGGGCAAGCGTCGTCTTGCGAACCCGATTAACAAGACCACTCTTGGCATTTACTTCCACTCTACGTTTGAAGCTAAAGGGGACGTGGTATCTGAGTTGGAAAGAACAATGCGTATTAACGACAAAGTTCTGCGTTTTATGCATACGCGCCTGGATGATCGTGAGAGCCTAACAAAATATCTTGAGCGTTATCGTGCGGCTCTGCAAGAGACAGCTAATCGTGAAAAAGAGCGTGAAGCGAAGATTCAAGCCCGCAAGGCGGCTTCCGCTGCTCGCAGAGACAGAAACTAA
- a CDS encoding FHA domain-containing protein, with the protein MKLALVVLQGPVAGKKFVLRSGQIIGRLDGDIILQDPKVSGKHAIVEEGQGGELVLVDLGSTNGIKLNGQRVHTVTLNPGLKLQLGRSLVEIIPYAEKGDIVDSREQFRDARKAPRPKVEPAAEEPIYKNLNKKEPQPELEPLTWTEILYEHLGSKRRKIKDRPKVVAPFTPPITLTFLRGLQFETSWVLGYGPRKIGAKSIDLPIWEAQAPDVCFEIMPTPQGPGFKTSNSGMVLLNDKSTPAATLKSGDLISIFDCLIEVGFDEASE; encoded by the coding sequence ATGAAGCTGGCTTTGGTGGTACTTCAGGGCCCGGTGGCGGGCAAAAAATTCGTCCTCAGATCCGGGCAGATCATTGGCCGTCTGGACGGCGACATCATCTTGCAGGACCCGAAGGTATCGGGAAAACATGCGATTGTGGAGGAGGGTCAGGGAGGAGAGCTCGTGCTCGTCGACCTTGGATCTACCAACGGCATCAAACTCAATGGCCAAAGGGTGCATACTGTAACTCTCAACCCAGGGCTTAAGCTTCAATTAGGTCGCTCCCTCGTCGAAATTATCCCCTACGCCGAAAAGGGGGATATCGTCGATAGCCGGGAGCAATTCAGAGACGCTCGTAAAGCCCCTCGCCCTAAAGTGGAGCCCGCTGCGGAAGAGCCCATCTACAAGAACTTGAATAAAAAGGAGCCCCAACCCGAGCTCGAACCGCTCACCTGGACCGAAATCCTCTATGAACACCTGGGTTCCAAACGTCGAAAAATCAAGGACCGTCCAAAAGTGGTGGCCCCATTTACTCCCCCCATAACCTTGACCTTTTTAAGAGGCTTACAGTTTGAGACTTCATGGGTGCTGGGTTATGGGCCTCGAAAGATCGGCGCCAAATCCATCGATCTCCCCATTTGGGAGGCACAAGCCCCCGATGTTTGTTTTGAAATAATGCCAACTCCTCAGGGACCTGGGTTTAAAACCTCAAACTCTGGTATGGTCCTTCTCAATGATAAATCGACGCCCGCTGCGACCTTGAAATCGGGTGACTTGATCTCTATATTTGATTGCCTGATTGAAGTGGGATTCGATGAAGCGAGTGAGTAA
- a CDS encoding alpha/beta hydrolase, producing the protein MKRVSKNTGYFKSFDGTRLYYEVRGTGKPLVLCYGIGCLINHWQQQLKYFSSRYKVITFDYRAHHLSEVPQDRAHLNVDSIARDVRCLLDHLEIEKASLWGHSFGAQVITRTYDMYPESVANLVFINGFVSDPIKGMFGNEMASSFFNVFKSGYKTLPETLSYLWKKAVTNPLAIQFTALTGGFNLSLTSLKDVEIYARGVASMDLDSFITLFESMMKFDGRPVLERIEVPVLIIAGSKDSVTPLRFQEEMNKRIRNSHLLVVPYGSHCTLLDMPEFVNLRIEKFLKENTY; encoded by the coding sequence ATGAAGCGAGTGAGTAAAAATACCGGATATTTTAAGAGCTTTGATGGCACCCGGCTCTACTATGAAGTTCGTGGAACGGGGAAGCCCCTGGTTCTCTGCTATGGAATCGGTTGCCTAATCAATCATTGGCAACAGCAGCTGAAGTACTTCTCCTCTCGCTACAAGGTGATCACCTTTGACTACCGCGCTCACCACCTGTCGGAGGTCCCACAGGACAGAGCCCATCTAAATGTGGATAGCATCGCTCGTGACGTGCGTTGCCTACTGGACCACCTTGAGATTGAAAAGGCCAGCCTGTGGGGCCATAGCTTTGGAGCCCAGGTTATTACTCGAACCTATGACATGTATCCCGAGTCTGTTGCCAATCTTGTTTTTATCAATGGCTTTGTATCCGATCCAATTAAGGGAATGTTCGGCAACGAAATGGCTAGCTCATTCTTTAACGTTTTTAAGTCGGGCTACAAAACCTTACCGGAAACCCTTTCCTACCTGTGGAAAAAAGCCGTTACCAATCCTCTTGCCATTCAGTTTACGGCCCTTACCGGTGGTTTCAACCTCAGCCTGACCAGCCTTAAGGATGTGGAGATTTACGCCCGCGGCGTTGCCTCTATGGATTTGGATTCCTTCATCACCTTATTTGAGTCGATGATGAAGTTTGATGGTCGGCCGGTGCTGGAGAGAATCGAAGTCCCGGTATTGATAATTGCTGGAAGCAAAGACTCCGTAACTCCTCTTCGGTTTCAAGAGGAGATGAATAAAAGAATCCGCAATAGTCACCTGTTAGTGGTCCCCTACGGATCCCACTGTACACTTCTGGATATGCCTGAATTCGTAAATCTACGGATTGAAAAATTCCTCAAGGAAAACACATATTAA
- a CDS encoding S8 family serine peptidase, translated as MPNQGRYFGRKGILLAATLVMGSVALASTEHPAVPGEYVVKLKSDKATHLPLSQLSKIMGGEVVRHISKQSNTVLLKRETLERADYVISNVSENPLVEYAEPNYIYTIDAVPNDPKLSELWGLINSGQADSSGSQGVATMDVDAERAWDISTGSKNIVVAVIDTGVGYNIAELAPNMWKNTAELNGTPGVDDDNNGFVDDIYGYDFANKDGDPMDDHGHGSHTSGTIGAKGNDGQGLVGVAWDVSIMGVKFLTAQGGGSLDDAIASIDYATQMGANIMSNSWGGGGYSRALEESIQRANDAGIIFIAAAGNSSMNNDVNPTYPATYNVDNVLSVAAVDNQGQLAGFSNYGKTTVDVGAPGVNVLSTTPTGYQSWSGTSMATPHVSGVAALLLSHEALTPVQLKERLIATAKPIGGLRGKTVAGMTNAYHALTNTTPPPDQEDPFNWAQESYQLSSPHPYTDNFSQSWTVTVPGATKIAVYFLKFDTERGYDKVTFKDAAGNVVGVWSGARDETFSPSVDGDTMVITMTSDGSVSKYGFDIEAVAYR; from the coding sequence ATGCCCAATCAAGGAAGATATTTTGGCAGAAAGGGAATTCTGCTGGCGGCAACCCTCGTTATGGGGTCAGTTGCGCTGGCAAGTACGGAACACCCGGCAGTTCCTGGTGAGTATGTTGTAAAGCTGAAGTCAGATAAGGCAACCCATTTGCCCCTGAGTCAGTTATCGAAAATTATGGGCGGAGAAGTGGTTCGCCACATTTCCAAACAATCCAACACAGTTCTACTTAAGCGGGAAACCCTAGAGCGTGCTGATTACGTTATCAGCAATGTCTCTGAGAATCCTCTCGTGGAGTACGCTGAGCCCAACTATATATATACGATAGATGCGGTTCCAAATGATCCAAAGCTTTCTGAACTTTGGGGTCTCATCAATTCCGGTCAAGCCGACTCCAGTGGAAGCCAAGGCGTTGCTACAATGGACGTTGATGCAGAAAGGGCCTGGGACATTTCTACTGGTTCAAAAAACATTGTTGTTGCTGTGATCGATACCGGTGTTGGCTACAATATCGCCGAGCTCGCACCCAATATGTGGAAAAACACAGCTGAGCTCAACGGAACTCCTGGTGTTGACGACGATAACAACGGCTTTGTCGACGACATATATGGATATGACTTTGCGAACAAAGACGGCGACCCCATGGATGACCATGGTCACGGCTCCCACACTTCGGGTACAATCGGCGCGAAAGGAAACGACGGTCAGGGTCTGGTTGGCGTGGCTTGGGACGTGAGCATCATGGGCGTTAAGTTCCTGACCGCTCAAGGTGGTGGCAGTCTGGATGACGCCATTGCCTCTATCGATTATGCGACCCAAATGGGCGCCAATATTATGAGCAACTCCTGGGGCGGCGGCGGTTACAGTCGTGCTCTTGAAGAGTCCATTCAGCGCGCGAACGATGCCGGAATTATCTTTATTGCAGCAGCCGGTAATAGCTCGATGAACAACGACGTCAACCCGACTTATCCTGCAACTTACAACGTCGACAACGTCTTGTCGGTGGCCGCGGTCGACAACCAAGGACAGCTGGCAGGCTTCTCCAACTACGGTAAAACCACTGTCGATGTGGGAGCTCCTGGTGTGAACGTGCTGAGCACCACTCCGACCGGGTACCAGTCCTGGTCTGGTACCTCGATGGCGACACCTCACGTTTCAGGAGTGGCGGCTCTACTGTTGTCCCATGAGGCCTTAACACCTGTGCAATTAAAAGAGCGATTAATTGCTACTGCTAAGCCAATCGGCGGACTACGTGGAAAGACCGTTGCCGGAATGACCAATGCCTACCATGCCTTGACAAACACCACGCCTCCTCCTGACCAGGAAGACCCCTTTAACTGGGCACAGGAGAGTTATCAGCTCTCTTCACCTCACCCATACACAGACAACTTCAGCCAGTCCTGGACCGTCACCGTTCCTGGTGCGACCAAGATTGCCGTCTATTTCCTGAAGTTTGATACCGAGAGAGGTTATGACAAGGTGACCTTCAAAGATGCCGCCGGCAATGTGGTCGGCGTGTGGTCTGGAGCGCGTGATGAAACCTTCTCGCCGTCTGTTGATGGCGACACAATGGTGATCACCATGACTTCTGACGGCAGTGTTAGTAAGTACGGCTTCGATATTGAGGCAGTTGCCTACCGTTAA
- a CDS encoding succinate dehydrogenase/fumarate reductase iron-sulfur subunit produces MNLKLKIWRQKSPKEKGFFMEYDIKDVSSEASFLEMLDVVNEELVKKGEDPVEFDHDCREGICGMCSLVINGNPHGPDGAITTCQLHMRRFKDGDTITIEPFRAGAFPVVRDLVVDRSSLDRVIQSGGFVSAATGTAQDANCLPVGKEDADRAFQAAACIGCGACVAACKNASASLFVSAKVAHLALLPQGEAERNKRALAMVRQMDTEGFGGCTNTGACSAACPKEISLEHIAILNREFLRASILER; encoded by the coding sequence ATGAATCTTAAACTAAAGATCTGGCGGCAAAAGAGTCCTAAGGAAAAGGGCTTCTTTATGGAGTACGACATTAAGGATGTTTCTTCAGAGGCCTCCTTTTTGGAAATGCTGGATGTGGTGAATGAAGAACTAGTAAAAAAGGGTGAAGACCCGGTTGAATTCGATCACGACTGTCGCGAAGGCATTTGTGGCATGTGTTCCCTGGTTATTAATGGCAATCCCCATGGACCCGACGGAGCCATTACCACCTGTCAGCTTCATATGAGGCGTTTTAAAGATGGGGACACAATTACTATTGAGCCCTTTCGCGCTGGGGCCTTCCCCGTGGTGAGGGATTTGGTTGTGGATCGCAGTTCGCTGGACCGAGTGATTCAGTCCGGTGGATTTGTGTCGGCGGCAACCGGCACAGCTCAAGACGCCAACTGTCTTCCTGTGGGCAAAGAAGATGCAGACCGGGCCTTCCAGGCGGCAGCCTGCATCGGTTGTGGGGCTTGTGTAGCTGCCTGTAAGAATGCCTCTGCGAGTCTATTTGTATCGGCTAAGGTGGCTCATTTGGCCCTACTGCCTCAGGGAGAGGCGGAAAGGAACAAGCGCGCGCTTGCTATGGTTCGCCAAATGGATACGGAGGGCTTTGGTGGATGCACCAACACAGGAGCTTGTTCGGCGGCTTGCCCAAAAGAAATCAGCTTGGAGCATATCGCGATTTTGAATCGGGAATTCCTCCGTGCGTCCATTTTGGAACGCTGA
- a CDS encoding fumarate reductase/succinate dehydrogenase flavoprotein subunit, whose amino-acid sequence MNLDSKIPSGPIESRWDKHKFDLKLVNPANKRKFTIIVVGTGLAGGSAAASLAELGYNVKSFCIQDSPRRAHSIAAQGGINSAKNYQNDGDSVYRLFYDTVKGGDFRAREGNVYRLAQVSTQIIDHCVAIGVPFAREYGGMLDNRSFGGAQVSRTFYARGQTGQQLLLGAYASMMRQVNEGRVQLYSRREMLDLVLVDGVARGITVRNLVTGEIESHAGDAVVLATGGYGNTFFLSTNAKGSNATAAWRCHKKGAMFANPCFTQIHPTCIPVSGDYQSKLTLMSESLRNDGRVWVPKNKGDNRPASQIPDSDRDYYLERIYPSFGNLVPRDVASRQAKFRVDEERGVGTTGVAVYLDFRDAIQRMGKNAVSEKYGNLFQMYEKITGEDPYQVPMRIYPAVHYTMGGLWVDYNLQSTIPGLHVLGEANFSDHGANRLGASALMQGLADGFFVIPYTIGNFLASTSLPKVDENHDAFKASKEEVTQRLNRMLGIKGGRTVDEFHRDLGKIMWEYVGMSRQKDGLQKAQEEIVKLRDRFWQEVRVAGEPNFKNSELEKASRVADFLELGELMAKDAGERNESCGGHFREEYQTPENEALRDDTNFCHVSAWEYNQDGGKIHWALHKESLNFEYVKLTTRSYK is encoded by the coding sequence ATTAATCTGGACTCCAAAATCCCGAGCGGACCAATTGAAAGTAGATGGGATAAGCACAAGTTTGATCTCAAGCTTGTGAACCCGGCCAACAAAAGAAAGTTCACCATCATTGTGGTGGGTACGGGTTTGGCCGGTGGATCGGCTGCGGCAAGCCTGGCTGAGCTGGGTTACAATGTGAAATCGTTTTGTATTCAAGATTCTCCCCGGCGCGCCCATTCAATTGCCGCTCAAGGAGGGATCAATTCGGCGAAAAACTATCAGAACGATGGCGACTCGGTTTATCGTCTGTTTTACGACACAGTAAAGGGCGGGGATTTCCGCGCAAGGGAAGGTAATGTTTACCGTCTGGCCCAGGTGTCTACGCAGATTATTGACCACTGTGTGGCCATCGGCGTTCCCTTTGCCCGCGAATACGGTGGGATGTTGGATAACCGCTCTTTTGGTGGAGCCCAGGTTTCGAGAACTTTCTACGCCCGGGGCCAGACAGGACAGCAGCTATTGCTTGGTGCTTATGCCTCGATGATGAGGCAGGTGAATGAGGGACGGGTTCAGCTCTATTCACGGCGGGAAATGCTGGATCTGGTATTGGTGGACGGAGTGGCCCGTGGAATTACGGTTCGTAATTTGGTCACAGGCGAAATTGAATCGCATGCTGGAGATGCAGTGGTATTGGCCACGGGGGGATACGGCAACACCTTCTTTCTCTCCACCAACGCCAAGGGATCAAACGCAACGGCAGCGTGGCGTTGTCACAAAAAAGGTGCTATGTTTGCCAACCCCTGTTTCACGCAAATTCATCCCACGTGTATTCCCGTTTCCGGTGACTATCAGTCCAAACTGACCTTGATGTCAGAATCACTTCGAAACGACGGTCGGGTTTGGGTTCCTAAGAACAAAGGCGACAACAGACCGGCCTCACAAATTCCTGATAGTGATCGGGATTACTACCTTGAAAGAATCTATCCCAGCTTTGGCAACCTGGTGCCTCGCGATGTTGCCTCCCGTCAGGCAAAATTTCGGGTCGACGAGGAACGTGGAGTTGGCACCACGGGCGTAGCCGTGTACTTGGATTTTCGAGATGCCATTCAGCGTATGGGGAAAAATGCCGTATCTGAAAAGTACGGCAACTTGTTTCAAATGTACGAAAAAATCACCGGTGAAGATCCTTACCAGGTGCCCATGCGGATTTATCCAGCAGTTCATTACACCATGGGCGGACTGTGGGTGGACTACAATCTGCAAAGCACAATCCCAGGATTGCATGTCCTGGGTGAGGCGAATTTCTCTGATCACGGGGCCAATCGCTTGGGAGCCTCAGCTTTGATGCAGGGGTTGGCGGATGGGTTTTTCGTCATTCCCTACACCATCGGAAATTTTTTGGCTTCGACGAGCCTTCCAAAGGTTGACGAAAACCATGACGCCTTTAAGGCCTCAAAAGAAGAGGTGACTCAGCGATTGAACCGAATGTTGGGTATCAAAGGTGGGCGGACGGTGGATGAATTCCACCGGGACCTTGGCAAGATCATGTGGGAATACGTGGGAATGTCGCGCCAAAAAGATGGCTTGCAGAAGGCTCAAGAGGAAATCGTCAAGTTACGCGATCGTTTTTGGCAGGAGGTTCGCGTAGCTGGTGAGCCAAATTTTAAGAATTCCGAGTTGGAAAAGGCGTCACGAGTAGCCGACTTTTTGGAGTTGGGCGAGCTGATGGCAAAGGACGCCGGAGAACGTAATGAATCCTGTGGTGGACATTTCCGCGAAGAGTACCAGACGCCTGAAAATGAAGCTCTGAGGGATGATACGAATTTCTGTCATGTTTCTGCCTGGGAATACAATCAGGATGGCGGCAAAATACACTGGGCTCTGCACAAAGAGTCACTCAATTTTGAATATGTTAAACTGACAACACGAAGCTATAAATAA
- a CDS encoding succinate dehydrogenase cytochrome b subunit, whose amino-acid sequence MQQQRFCFFGSKIGKKYLVALTGLGLSFFVLSHMLGNMLILVSPQAYNNYGHALISNPFIYLAELGLVGLFVVHMALAMKLTRENWKARPVPYAVTATGDKSTSLTTRSMWAQGILLLVFTIHHLITFKYGPHYEVDYGGTIIRDLHRLVVETFQDPLYVGWYLICLLALGFHLSHGVSSSIQTLGIYHPRHFCKFKALGFLYAVLVVLGFVSQPLYVFFIYKG is encoded by the coding sequence ATGCAGCAGCAGCGTTTTTGTTTTTTTGGGTCCAAAATTGGGAAAAAGTATCTCGTTGCCCTAACCGGCTTGGGTCTCAGTTTTTTTGTGCTCTCACATATGTTGGGGAATATGCTCATCTTGGTGAGCCCTCAGGCCTACAACAACTACGGCCATGCCCTAATTTCCAATCCATTTATCTACTTGGCTGAACTGGGCTTGGTGGGGTTATTTGTCGTTCATATGGCATTGGCCATGAAGCTGACGAGGGAGAATTGGAAGGCCCGCCCTGTTCCCTACGCGGTCACGGCGACTGGGGACAAGTCTACGAGCCTCACCACTCGATCCATGTGGGCTCAGGGAATTCTTCTCCTGGTTTTCACCATTCACCACCTCATAACTTTCAAATACGGGCCCCACTATGAGGTGGACTACGGTGGGACCATTATCCGTGATCTTCATCGCTTGGTCGTGGAAACCTTTCAAGACCCTCTTTACGTCGGCTGGTATCTAATTTGTCTCCTCGCCCTTGGATTTCATTTGAGCCACGGAGTGAGTTCTTCCATCCAGACGTTGGGAATTTACCATCCACGGCACTTCTGCAAGTTTAAGGCTCTTGGCTTCTTGTATGCAGTTCTGGTGGTACTTGGATTTGTTTCTCAACCTCTCTACGTTTTCTTTATTTACAAGGGATAA
- a CDS encoding electron transfer flavoprotein subunit beta/FixA family protein, which produces MKIYVCIKQVPDTETKIRLKADNSGIDETAIKWVMNPYDEYAVEEALKIKAEVPDTTVTVVSLGPKKRVVDSIRTALAMGADDGLVVDAPENLDGYLTAKALAAAIKSEGQPDMVLTGKLAIDDNNAYVSQALAEFLGIPHATVISKLTREDGKVTVEREVEGGSREVIQLVGPNLIAANKGLNTPRYASLPGIMKAKKKPLKELDLAGLGVDGSDERIGFKDFQMPPEKPPTKMIDGDAGQQASELVRLLREEAKVL; this is translated from the coding sequence ATGAAAATCTATGTTTGCATTAAACAAGTTCCCGATACGGAAACCAAAATTCGCTTAAAGGCCGACAACAGCGGGATTGATGAAACTGCCATCAAGTGGGTGATGAACCCCTATGATGAGTATGCCGTTGAAGAGGCTCTTAAGATTAAAGCCGAAGTCCCTGATACCACTGTAACTGTCGTCAGCCTTGGACCCAAAAAGAGAGTCGTTGATTCAATCCGCACGGCTTTGGCAATGGGTGCCGATGACGGGCTGGTGGTGGATGCTCCCGAAAACCTGGATGGTTACCTGACAGCCAAAGCGTTGGCGGCAGCAATTAAGAGCGAGGGCCAACCCGATATGGTGCTGACCGGCAAGCTTGCCATCGATGACAACAACGCCTATGTCAGCCAGGCTCTGGCCGAGTTCTTGGGAATTCCTCATGCCACAGTGATCTCCAAACTGACCCGCGAAGATGGAAAGGTCACTGTTGAGCGGGAAGTCGAGGGCGGTAGTCGTGAGGTTATTCAACTTGTCGGACCAAATCTCATTGCTGCAAACAAGGGATTAAACACTCCTCGTTATGCCAGTCTTCCTGGCATCATGAAGGCCAAAAAGAAGCCACTTAAAGAGCTCGATCTCGCCGGCCTGGGGGTCGATGGCAGTGACGAGCGAATTGGGTTCAAGGATTTTCAAATGCCTCCGGAAAAGCCACCAACAAAGATGATTGATGGGGATGCCGGTCAACAAGCCTCTGAGCTGGTTCGCCTGCTCAGAGAAGAAGCGAAAGTACTGTGA
- a CDS encoding electron transfer flavoprotein subunit alpha/FixB family protein: MSSVLVFCEHQNGNLKKGAMELLTAATTSGLEVHSLVVGPGAKDIANQTFHYGATKAFVCESGDLTHYNSELYTSLMEKALQASNPNVLLASSSMLARDLFPRVSARVNSGIVSDCTELSFSGGDVVVRKPMYAAKCTAGVEFKNSPVKMVLMRPNQLPVGTPDAGKSGEIVNLELAPIDLKTLIKEVVKGTSEKLDLTEANIIVSGGRGLKEKENFKLLEDLAEVLGATVGASRAVVDTGWVPHGMQVGQTGKTVAPSLYIAVGISGAIQHLAGMTGSKVIVAVNKDPEAPIFQKATYGIVGDLFDVVPKLTEEFRKALH, translated from the coding sequence ATGTCGAGCGTATTAGTATTTTGTGAACACCAAAATGGAAATCTTAAAAAAGGCGCAATGGAGCTTTTGACGGCGGCGACTACCTCAGGGCTTGAGGTTCACTCATTGGTTGTCGGTCCGGGGGCAAAAGACATTGCCAACCAGACTTTTCACTACGGCGCCACCAAGGCTTTTGTCTGCGAGAGTGGTGATTTGACTCATTATAATTCTGAACTCTACACCTCGCTGATGGAGAAGGCCCTTCAAGCCTCAAACCCAAATGTCCTTCTTGCCTCCTCCTCAATGCTCGCTCGGGATCTTTTCCCTCGCGTAAGTGCAAGGGTCAATTCCGGGATCGTGAGCGACTGCACAGAGCTTTCCTTTAGCGGAGGGGATGTAGTCGTGCGAAAACCCATGTATGCTGCAAAGTGTACGGCTGGCGTTGAGTTTAAGAATAGCCCGGTTAAAATGGTTTTAATGAGACCAAACCAGCTTCCCGTCGGAACTCCAGATGCGGGAAAATCTGGCGAGATTGTTAACCTAGAATTGGCTCCAATTGATCTTAAGACGCTGATCAAGGAGGTGGTTAAGGGCACGTCCGAAAAGCTCGACCTCACAGAAGCTAATATTATTGTTTCTGGAGGACGTGGCCTGAAGGAAAAGGAGAACTTCAAGCTACTCGAAGACCTGGCTGAAGTTTTGGGGGCAACTGTAGGTGCCTCTCGGGCAGTGGTTGATACTGGGTGGGTGCCTCACGGTATGCAGGTCGGTCAGACAGGAAAGACTGTCGCACCTAGCCTGTATATTGCCGTCGGTATATCTGGTGCCATTCAACACCTGGCGGGAATGACCGGAAGCAAAGTGATCGTTGCAGTAAACAAGGACCCGGAAGCTCCCATTTTTCAAAAAGCCACCTATGGAATCGTCGGCGACTTGTTTGATGTAGTGCCAAAGCTCACCGAAGAATTCCGCAAGGCACTGCACTAG